From the genome of Marixanthomonas ophiurae, one region includes:
- a CDS encoding acyloxyacyl hydrolase: MKKTTLATFLLISSYLFAQQTDSDNPTSNFIVSPEILLGITADANSYFPDHGLQTQAIISFGWEHDNNPQEWAQRLKGPRTGISVGYTDFGNTENLGSAISVLPFIEFNAFRSKSLTIQVGTGASYFTEKYDPITNPNNEAVTTDFTWSFKLFSHYKVFSTKKINWRAGIGYSHHSNGHTRLPNQGFNSFLVGVSADIKNNAEPTFYSEEKKPVFSTSRYSYLALRSGYGLQVLAKPFNDKKGVYVVSGEYGKVFNNTYKVGIGAYYRFYRHYYDYITNNESLVQDGREFDSFKENATWSASNIGVFINGEVLLNHFGINLQIGFNLHKPAYNIDWRINQGWDVVPREIPENSVIVLGEFGTKFKLKKLISSRLGLKYYLIGTRKAPKNNFFIGASINSNLGQADFTELSFGYVHSFSFKKEKPLSTK; the protein is encoded by the coding sequence ATGAAAAAAACTACACTAGCCACATTCTTATTGATTTCAAGTTATTTGTTTGCACAACAAACAGATAGTGACAATCCTACATCAAATTTTATCGTTAGTCCTGAAATTTTACTAGGCATTACTGCAGATGCTAATAGTTATTTTCCAGATCACGGTTTACAAACTCAAGCAATAATATCTTTTGGCTGGGAACACGACAACAATCCTCAAGAATGGGCACAACGCCTTAAAGGCCCTAGAACAGGAATAAGTGTAGGGTATACCGATTTTGGAAATACCGAAAACTTAGGTAGTGCCATTTCTGTACTGCCATTTATTGAGTTTAATGCTTTTAGAAGTAAGAGTCTTACGATACAAGTAGGGACAGGTGCTTCTTATTTTACAGAAAAGTACGATCCTATTACCAACCCGAACAATGAGGCAGTTACAACTGATTTTACCTGGTCGTTCAAACTATTTAGTCATTATAAAGTCTTTTCAACCAAAAAAATAAATTGGCGCGCAGGTATTGGCTATTCGCATCATTCTAACGGACATACACGTTTACCTAACCAAGGGTTCAACTCTTTTTTAGTAGGTGTTTCAGCAGATATAAAAAACAATGCTGAACCTACTTTTTATTCCGAAGAAAAGAAACCTGTTTTTTCTACAAGCAGATATAGTTATCTCGCTTTGCGTTCGGGTTATGGCTTACAAGTTTTAGCAAAACCTTTTAATGATAAAAAAGGCGTATATGTTGTATCTGGCGAATATGGAAAGGTTTTTAATAATACCTATAAGGTTGGTATTGGCGCATATTATCGTTTTTACAGACATTACTACGATTATATAACAAATAATGAATCTTTAGTGCAAGATGGACGGGAGTTTGATTCTTTTAAAGAAAACGCTACTTGGAGTGCCAGCAATATAGGCGTATTTATTAATGGGGAAGTGTTGCTAAATCACTTCGGAATAAATTTGCAAATAGGTTTTAACCTACATAAACCTGCATACAATATAGATTGGCGCATCAATCAAGGTTGGGATGTGGTACCTCGTGAAATACCTGAAAATAGCGTTATTGTTTTGGGCGAATTTGGCACGAAATTTAAACTCAAAAAATTAATCTCTTCACGCTTAGGTTTAAAATATTACCTCATCGGTACCCGAAAGGCACCTAAAAATAACTTTTTTATAGGGGCGAGCATTAATTCCAACTTAGGGCAGGCAGATTTTACTGAATTGAGTTTTGGGTATGTGCATAGTTTCAGCTTCAAAAAAGAAAAACCCCTTTCAACTAAATGA
- a CDS encoding T9SS type A sorting domain-containing protein — MEKTTTRNFFLLVSILLMTSLSYGQYVVMNSNDAGPGSLRQAVIDANAAAGSNTITFDADYTINLTTGQIVINDDLTITGTGIGNTVIDGTGNGTARLIGATNITDLTIEGITFQNTTATAPGAALGVQNVVNANVIDSEFNNNATNAANGGGAIGSTESNLSVSGSFFDGNTAINAASSSGGAIGQDTSGTLTVMNSEFTNNTANRAGGAIEVNSLDLITITDSNFDGNTAAGPPGNGGSLHITGSADATISGSTFTNNVAALEGGALWNGLGTMTVSNSTIDANEAQGAAADDGGGGIFNNGGTLLVNAQTTITNNIASGASGSGGGIFSTAGTVEITDPGTAVNLNRANRAGGGIEIVDGSLTLTDVSLNQNNAGVAPAIAAPGNGGGIHVSNVATVIINGGNIQANVAANQGGGLWNQAGSTMTVTNAPTPNFSDNIASGDGGGAIYNNGGTLEVQPGNVLSNNIADGPSGSGGAILNATPGTFTIDDVTFTGNTANRAGGAIEIASAGGETYTFSGVTLDGNFISTPAPGNGGGLHISGPGDVTFTNSTIQNNTAVEGGGLWNGAGTMTVTDTQISNNEATGDLAEQGGGGIYNEMGTLIVNGTSTIDGNSATGTAGSGGGILTNIGSLNVDNLTISGNTAVRAGGGIEVRSNAGDLFEFNNVTFNNNTATGATAPGNGGAYHISGGGDSTFTDCLVQNNTAVEGGGLWNGTGTMTLAGSNTISNNTATGDAPEQGGGGIYNDGGTLDAQGGLFSGFADIFGNMATGTSGSGGAILSTGGTVEIAGAFITSNGANRAGGAIEIIDGVANIINTNLSSNDVNGTAGTPNPGNGGGVHVTGNGATISFSGIALANTAASEGGALWNNGGTMNVLTPAFGGLFTDTFIDGNTAFGADATNGGGGIFNNGGTLTVASGTNIVNNIADGASGSGGGIFSTAGDLTLTEVIITDNRANRAGGGIELIDGSLTVSNSTLNNNNAGVSPATAAPGNGGALHISGAANATITGGTVDSNVAAAEGGGLWNGTGTMTIDGTPITNNTASGDDATNGGGGVFNNGGTLDVLAGTEITNNIADGASGSGGGVFSTAGDVTLTEVIITDNQANRAGGGIELIDGSVTLTNVTLDTNNAGVAPATAAPGNGGGLHISGAANATLTGGTVDSNVAALEGGGLWNGTGTMTVDGTPITNNIASGATADDGGGGIFNNGGTLDVLAGTNITNNLANGTSGSGGGIFSTGGTVTVTGAIISQNSANRAGGGMEVIEGSVTLTNTALSINDVNGTAGTPNPGNGGGMHVSGAATVSITGGTVSANEAASEGGGLWNQAGATMTVTDAMVNINTAAGNDADNGGGGIFNNGGNLGIVNSTVQSNTATGTSGSGGGVLTTAGDVTVIGGSIDNNSANRAGGGIEVIDGMLSMANTSLNSNGVNGSSGAPNPGNGGGMHVSGVANVSMFGGTVSLNDAAAEGGGLWNQAGSTMEIDNTTIDSNTASGNDPDQGGGGIFNNGGTLMVQNSSEITNNVADGTAGSGGGIQNVAGGSVTVNNTIISNNSANRAGGGIEDNSSVTAGSITLFNVNLDNNEVGSAPGNGGGLHITGPGTAMITNGTVNGNVATAEGGGLWNGSGEMTVDGTTVDANTASGADADQGGGGIFNEGGTLSVLNATVSNNVADGASGSGGGILNNQGTLTVTDSELSGNTSMRAGGAIEDNSVAGKLLTLTNVDLMNNATASAPGNGGGLHITGPGDSNITGGTASGNTASAEGGAYWNGSGVMTIDGTTVDANTASGADADQGGGGIFNEGGTLSVLNATVSNNIADGASGSGGGILNNQGTLTVTDSELSGNTSMRAGGAIEENSVAENVLTLENVDLMNNSTASAPGNGGGLHITGPGDSNITGGTASGNTASAEGGAYWNGAGVMTIDGTTVDANTASGADADQGGGGIFNEGGTLSVLNATISNNVVDGASGSGGGILNNQGSLTVTDSELSGNTSMRAGGAIEDNSVAGNVLTLENVNLMNNATASAPGNGGGLHITGEGDANITGGTASGNTASAEGGALWNSVGVMTIDGMTIDGNTAEGADADTGGGGVFNNGGTLNIVNGTAITNNMATGASGSGGGLLSTAGDVTITDATLDSNAANRAGGAIELIDGNLIFTTSEMTNNDVNGTAGTAAPGNGGGLHVTGNSGLITISESIVSGNEAAQEGGGLWNQSGTMMVVETTTIDSNSSFGTAADDGGAGIFNNGGILEVNTSTVSNNIASGATSSGGGIHNADGGDVTVMVSTISGNTANGSGGGIHNNGNSFDINAVTIAMNEALANGGGINSLTTTSLKNTLVAFNSGANGQDVSGVFASNDYNLIGTDDESAFPEQANDIEEVDPLVGPLQNNGGLTNTHQLLEGSLAYNAGDPADQFNDQIDQAVFEGIRDIGAYEAQEILLSIEDITQSGNGIVIYPNPSRGMATVEIPETFGTAIQITIVELGSGKIVNNLNTSFGATELNFNAMANGVYIINVTSEEGTSTHRLILAK; from the coding sequence ATGGAAAAAACAACTACCCGAAACTTTTTTTTATTAGTTTCTATTTTGTTAATGACATCATTGTCTTATGGACAATATGTTGTCATGAACAGCAACGATGCAGGACCAGGCTCTTTAAGGCAGGCTGTTATCGATGCTAATGCAGCAGCTGGTTCTAACACGATCACGTTTGATGCAGACTACACGATCAATCTTACTACAGGACAAATAGTAATTAACGATGACCTTACCATTACAGGTACAGGTATCGGAAATACTGTTATAGATGGTACAGGTAATGGTACAGCTCGACTTATCGGAGCTACCAATATTACAGATTTAACTATTGAAGGAATAACATTTCAAAATACAACGGCTACAGCTCCCGGTGCTGCATTAGGAGTCCAAAATGTTGTGAATGCAAACGTTATAGACTCTGAATTCAATAACAATGCAACAAATGCCGCTAACGGAGGGGGAGCAATTGGATCAACGGAGTCTAACCTTTCGGTTTCTGGAAGTTTTTTCGACGGAAACACAGCTATTAACGCAGCTTCAAGTAGTGGAGGTGCCATTGGTCAAGATACTAGCGGAACGCTGACTGTTATGAATTCTGAATTTACAAACAATACAGCAAATCGCGCAGGTGGAGCAATTGAAGTGAATTCTCTAGACCTTATTACAATAACGGATTCAAATTTTGACGGAAATACAGCTGCAGGTCCTCCCGGAAACGGAGGATCTTTGCATATAACAGGGAGTGCAGATGCTACTATATCTGGTTCAACCTTTACTAATAACGTAGCTGCTCTAGAAGGAGGAGCTTTATGGAATGGGCTAGGAACGATGACAGTTTCTAACTCTACCATAGATGCCAATGAAGCACAAGGTGCTGCTGCCGATGATGGTGGTGGAGGTATCTTTAATAATGGTGGAACACTTTTAGTGAATGCCCAAACAACCATAACAAATAATATAGCTTCTGGAGCTTCAGGTTCTGGTGGTGGTATTTTTAGTACAGCTGGAACAGTTGAAATTACTGATCCTGGTACAGCAGTAAATTTAAATAGAGCCAACCGCGCAGGTGGTGGTATTGAAATAGTAGATGGATCGCTTACGCTTACCGACGTATCGTTAAATCAGAATAATGCAGGAGTTGCACCAGCAATTGCTGCGCCTGGTAATGGAGGTGGTATTCACGTATCTAATGTAGCGACCGTTATTATAAACGGTGGTAATATTCAAGCTAATGTTGCTGCAAACCAAGGTGGTGGACTTTGGAATCAAGCTGGAAGCACCATGACAGTTACAAATGCGCCCACACCAAACTTTAGTGATAACATTGCTAGTGGTGATGGTGGTGGAGCTATATACAATAATGGTGGTACATTAGAAGTGCAGCCAGGAAATGTATTGAGCAACAATATTGCCGATGGCCCTTCAGGTTCAGGTGGAGCAATCTTAAATGCTACTCCGGGAACATTCACTATTGACGATGTAACGTTTACTGGAAACACAGCAAACCGTGCAGGTGGTGCAATTGAAATTGCATCAGCTGGAGGAGAAACATATACTTTTTCAGGAGTTACTTTAGATGGCAACTTTATATCGACACCCGCACCAGGAAATGGTGGTGGTTTACATATAAGTGGACCGGGTGATGTGACTTTCACTAATAGTACAATTCAAAATAATACAGCCGTAGAAGGTGGTGGACTATGGAATGGCGCTGGAACGATGACTGTAACAGATACCCAAATTTCAAACAATGAAGCTACAGGCGACCTTGCCGAACAAGGTGGTGGTGGTATTTATAATGAAATGGGAACATTGATTGTAAATGGTACTTCAACTATAGATGGTAATTCAGCAACCGGAACAGCAGGTTCAGGTGGTGGAATCTTAACCAATATAGGATCATTAAATGTAGATAACCTTACAATATCTGGAAATACAGCTGTTAGAGCTGGTGGTGGTATTGAAGTACGATCTAATGCGGGAGATTTATTTGAATTTAACAATGTTACATTCAATAATAATACCGCAACAGGGGCTACCGCTCCTGGAAACGGTGGTGCTTACCACATTAGTGGAGGCGGAGATTCAACGTTTACTGATTGTTTAGTTCAAAATAACACTGCTGTTGAAGGTGGTGGTCTTTGGAATGGAACAGGAACCATGACCTTAGCGGGCTCCAATACAATAAGCAATAACACTGCAACAGGTGATGCCCCTGAACAAGGTGGTGGAGGTATATACAATGATGGTGGTACTTTAGATGCACAAGGTGGTTTATTTAGTGGATTTGCTGATATTTTCGGAAATATGGCAACTGGAACATCAGGTTCTGGTGGCGCTATTTTAAGTACCGGAGGAACTGTAGAAATAGCGGGAGCTTTCATAACAAGTAATGGAGCTAATCGCGCAGGTGGTGCTATTGAAATAATAGATGGTGTTGCAAATATTATTAACACCAATCTTAGTAGTAATGACGTAAACGGAACAGCCGGAACACCGAATCCAGGTAATGGAGGAGGAGTTCACGTAACTGGAAACGGAGCAACCATATCTTTTAGTGGTATTGCATTAGCAAATACAGCTGCCAGTGAAGGTGGTGCATTATGGAATAATGGAGGTACTATGAATGTTTTAACCCCTGCTTTTGGTGGTTTATTTACAGATACTTTTATTGATGGAAACACAGCTTTTGGAGCTGATGCTACCAACGGTGGTGGTGGAATCTTTAACAATGGAGGTACTTTAACCGTTGCAAGCGGTACAAATATAGTGAACAACATTGCTGACGGAGCTTCAGGTTCTGGTGGTGGTATTTTTAGTACTGCAGGTGACTTAACCCTTACTGAAGTAATTATAACCGACAACCGAGCAAATAGAGCTGGTGGTGGTATCGAATTGATTGACGGTTCACTTACAGTCTCTAATTCTACATTAAATAATAATAATGCAGGTGTTTCCCCCGCAACAGCCGCTCCAGGTAATGGAGGTGCTTTGCATATAAGTGGAGCTGCAAATGCTACCATTACAGGTGGAACAGTTGATAGTAATGTTGCTGCTGCCGAAGGTGGTGGTCTTTGGAACGGAACAGGAACCATGACTATTGATGGAACTCCTATTACAAATAACACTGCTTCAGGAGATGATGCTACCAATGGTGGTGGTGGAGTCTTTAACAATGGAGGAACGCTAGACGTTTTAGCCGGTACAGAAATAACAAATAATATCGCTGACGGAGCCTCAGGTTCTGGAGGTGGTGTTTTTAGTACCGCTGGAGATGTAACACTTACCGAAGTAATTATAACCGACAACCAAGCTAACAGAGCTGGTGGTGGTATTGAATTGATTGACGGTTCAGTAACGCTTACAAATGTTACATTAGATACCAATAACGCAGGAGTTGCTCCCGCAACAGCCGCACCAGGTAATGGTGGTGGACTGCACATAAGTGGAGCTGCGAACGCAACGCTAACCGGAGGTACAGTAGACAGTAATGTTGCTGCATTAGAAGGTGGTGGACTATGGAATGGAACAGGAACAATGACAGTTGATGGAACACCTATAACAAATAATATAGCTAGTGGAGCTACTGCCGATGACGGTGGTGGAGGTATCTTTAATAATGGAGGTACATTAGATGTATTAGCCGGAACTAATATCACTAACAACTTGGCAAATGGAACGTCAGGTTCTGGTGGTGGTATTTTTAGTACTGGAGGAACAGTAACCGTAACTGGTGCTATAATTTCACAAAATAGTGCTAACCGTGCTGGTGGTGGTATGGAAGTTATTGAAGGTTCAGTAACTTTAACTAATACTGCACTTAGCATTAATGATGTTAATGGAACTGCAGGAACACCTAATCCGGGTAACGGAGGAGGAATGCACGTAAGTGGTGCCGCAACAGTTTCCATAACAGGTGGTACGGTTTCAGCAAACGAAGCTGCCAGTGAAGGTGGTGGACTTTGGAATCAGGCCGGAGCTACAATGACTGTTACCGATGCGATGGTAAATATAAATACCGCAGCTGGTAACGATGCCGATAACGGTGGAGGAGGAATCTTCAATAATGGAGGTAACTTAGGAATTGTAAATTCTACCGTTCAAAGTAATACCGCTACAGGAACATCAGGTTCTGGTGGTGGTGTATTGACAACTGCTGGTGATGTAACTGTTATAGGCGGAAGTATAGACAACAATTCTGCCAACCGAGCAGGTGGTGGTATTGAAGTAATTGACGGAATGCTTTCTATGGCAAATACGTCATTGAACTCTAACGGAGTAAATGGTTCTTCTGGAGCTCCTAATCCAGGAAATGGTGGTGGAATGCACGTAAGTGGTGTTGCCAATGTTTCCATGTTTGGAGGTACGGTTTCCCTTAACGATGCCGCCGCCGAAGGTGGTGGTCTTTGGAACCAAGCTGGAAGTACTATGGAAATAGATAACACCACAATAGACAGTAATACTGCAAGTGGTAACGATCCTGACCAAGGTGGAGGAGGAATCTTCAACAACGGCGGAACATTGATGGTACAGAATTCTTCTGAAATAACAAATAACGTTGCCGATGGAACTGCAGGTTCTGGTGGTGGAATTCAAAATGTTGCTGGAGGATCTGTAACCGTGAATAACACGATAATTTCGAATAATTCAGCAAACAGAGCCGGTGGTGGTATTGAAGATAATTCTTCAGTAACTGCCGGAAGCATAACGCTGTTTAATGTGAATTTAGATAATAATGAAGTAGGAAGCGCACCGGGTAATGGTGGCGGACTACATATAACAGGTCCTGGTACCGCTATGATAACCAACGGAACAGTGAATGGAAACGTTGCAACTGCCGAAGGTGGTGGTCTTTGGAATGGATCTGGAGAAATGACAGTTGATGGAACAACCGTTGACGCTAATACAGCCAGTGGGGCCGATGCCGATCAAGGTGGTGGTGGAATTTTCAATGAAGGAGGAACACTATCCGTATTGAATGCAACTGTAAGCAACAATGTTGCTGACGGAGCATCTGGATCTGGTGGAGGAATATTGAACAACCAAGGTACCTTAACTGTTACCGATTCTGAATTGAGTGGAAACACTTCAATGAGAGCTGGCGGAGCGATTGAAGATAATTCAGTTGCCGGAAAATTATTGACGTTGACAAATGTTGACTTAATGAACAACGCAACTGCATCTGCTCCGGGTAATGGTGGTGGATTGCACATAACTGGTCCCGGAGACTCAAACATTACAGGCGGAACAGCAAGTGGAAACACTGCTTCTGCTGAAGGTGGAGCGTACTGGAACGGATCTGGAGTTATGACAATCGACGGAACAACTGTTGACGCAAACACAGCTAGCGGAGCCGACGCCGATCAAGGTGGTGGTGGAATCTTCAATGAAGGAGGAACACTTTCTGTACTGAATGCAACTGTAAGTAACAATATTGCTGATGGAGCATCAGGATCTGGTGGAGGAATCTTGAACAATCAAGGAACACTTACCGTAACCGATTCTGAATTGAGTGGAAACACTTCAATGAGAGCTGGTGGTGCAATTGAAGAAAATTCAGTTGCTGAAAATGTATTGACGCTTGAAAATGTTGACTTAATGAACAATAGCACTGCATCTGCTCCGGGTAATGGTGGTGGATTGCACATAACTGGTCCTGGAGACTCAAACATTACAGGCGGAACTGCAAGTGGAAACACGGCATCTGCTGAAGGTGGGGCGTACTGGAACGGAGCTGGAGTTATGACAATCGACGGAACAACTGTCGACGCAAACACAGCCAGTGGAGCCGACGCCGATCAAGGTGGTGGTGGAATCTTCAACGAAGGAGGAACACTTTCTGTACTGAATGCAACAATCAGCAACAATGTTGTTGACGGCGCATCAGGTTCTGGTGGTGGAATCTTGAACAATCAAGGTTCATTAACCGTAACCGATTCTGAATTGAGTGGAAACACTTCAATGAGAGCTGGTGGAGCGATTGAAGATAATTCAGTTGCTGGAAATGTCTTGACACTGGAGAATGTTAACTTAATGAACAACGCTACTGCATCTGCACCGGGTAACGGTGGTGGACTGCATATAACTGGAGAAGGAGATGCTAACATCACAGGTGGAACAGCGAGTGGAAACACAGCTTCTGCTGAAGGTGGAGCACTTTGGAACAGTGTAGGTGTTATGACAATCGATGGAATGACAATCGACGGAAACACCGCAGAAGGAGCCGATGCCGATACTGGTGGTGGAGGTGTCTTCAATAATGGAGGTACACTAAACATTGTTAACGGTACAGCGATTACTAATAATATGGCTACAGGAGCTTCAGGCTCTGGTGGTGGATTATTGAGTACAGCTGGTGATGTTACAATTACTGATGCTACGTTAGATTCCAATGCTGCGAATAGAGCAGGTGGAGCTATCGAATTGATTGATGGTAACTTAATATTTACTACTTCTGAAATGACAAACAACGATGTAAATGGAACAGCAGGAACAGCAGCACCGGGTAACGGTGGTGGTCTGCACGTAACGGGAAACAGCGGATTGATTACAATTTCAGAAAGTATTGTGTCAGGTAATGAAGCTGCTCAAGAAGGTGGTGGATTATGGAACCAAAGTGGAACGATGATGGTTGTTGAAACTACTACAATCGATTCAAACAGTTCTTTTGGAACCGCTGCCGATGATGGTGGAGCTGGTATCTTCAACAATGGAGGTATATTAGAAGTTAATACATCCACAGTATCGAATAATATTGCTTCTGGAGCGACAAGTTCTGGTGGTGGTATTCATAATGCCGATGGAGGTGATGTAACTGTAATGGTAAGTACTATTTCAGGAAATACAGCCAACGGTTCTGGTGGTGGAATTCACAACAACGGAAATAGTTTTGATATCAATGCGGTTACGATAGCGATGAATGAAGCATTAGCTAATGGAGGCGGTATTAATAGTTTGACAACTACATCACTTAAAAATACATTGGTTGCTTTTAATAGTGGAGCAAATGGTCAAGATGTTTCAGGAGTTTTTGCTTCTAATGATTATAATTTGATTGGGACAGACGACGAAAGTGCGTTCCCTGAACAAGCGAATGATATTGAAGAAGTAGATCCATTGGTTGGCCCATTGCAAAACAATGGTGGATTAACCAATACACATCAACTGTTAGAAGGTTCGCTTGCATACAACGCAGGGGATCCAGCTGATCAGTTTAATGATCAAATAGATCAAGCTGTATTTGAAGGTATTCGTGATATTGGTGCATATGAAGCACAGGAAATTTTACTTTCCATCGAGGATATTACGCAATCAGGTAACGGAATTGTTATTTACCCGAACCCTTCAAGAGGAATGGCAACAGTAGAAATTCCAGAAACCTTTGGTACAGCTATTCAAATTACGATAGTTGAATTAGGTTCTGGTAAGATTGTAAATAATCTTAACACGTCTTTCGGGGCAACAGAGCTTAACTTTAATGCAATGGCTAACGGCGTGTATATAATTAATGTAACTTCAGAAGAAGGGACATCAACACACCGATTGATATTGGCTAAATAA
- a CDS encoding alanine/glycine:cation symporter family protein — protein sequence MKKIDSFISEIASLAWGLPLLILLIGGGLYLLIRIRFLPFRYFGHAIAVLRGKYDNESDSGEISHFQALTTALSATVGMGNIAGVAVAIALGGPGAVFWMWVSAVIGMSTKFFTATLAILYRGKDSEGKVQGGPMYFIIEGLGKKWKPLAVVFSIAGLVGALPVFNVNQLTQAINDILLKPAGLYYGFSSDLIIGVVLVLITSIVILGGLSRISKTASKLVPAMVFFYLIMVLIILVVHIDVLPYYFKLIFTDAFSASFYKGDAFLGGIVGGIILLGIRRGAFSNEAGIGTAPMAHGAAKTNEPIREGLVAMLGPAIDTLIVCTLTALTILVTGVWQSSDANGVSLTATAFADGIPNFGKYALLLCIAVFSISSLFSYSYYGTKCMSFLFGAKYKEYYNYIYIISIIMGATTSLSMMINLIDTFFALMAVPTMTATILLASRVIKEAKKYFKSLKLK from the coding sequence TTGAAAAAAATAGACTCATTTATTTCTGAAATTGCTTCTCTTGCTTGGGGACTTCCTTTATTAATACTGCTCATTGGGGGCGGATTGTATTTGTTAATACGTATCCGGTTTTTACCCTTTCGGTATTTTGGTCACGCCATAGCCGTTTTACGAGGAAAATATGATAATGAATCTGATAGTGGTGAAATCTCTCACTTTCAAGCCTTAACAACAGCACTTTCAGCGACAGTAGGGATGGGGAATATAGCTGGTGTAGCGGTAGCCATAGCCTTGGGAGGACCGGGAGCGGTCTTTTGGATGTGGGTGAGTGCAGTTATTGGTATGTCCACCAAGTTTTTTACAGCAACACTTGCTATTCTGTATAGAGGAAAAGATAGTGAAGGCAAAGTTCAAGGCGGTCCCATGTATTTTATCATAGAAGGTTTGGGCAAAAAATGGAAACCATTGGCAGTTGTATTTAGTATTGCAGGATTGGTAGGAGCCCTACCCGTTTTTAACGTAAACCAGCTAACACAGGCTATTAATGATATTTTACTGAAACCTGCCGGATTATACTACGGATTTTCAAGTGACTTGATTATTGGGGTTGTGTTAGTCTTAATTACCTCAATAGTTATATTGGGCGGACTTTCTCGAATAAGCAAAACCGCATCAAAACTGGTACCTGCTATGGTATTTTTCTATTTAATAATGGTTTTAATCATTTTGGTTGTACACATTGATGTACTTCCTTATTATTTCAAATTAATTTTTACCGATGCTTTTTCTGCTTCATTTTATAAAGGAGACGCTTTCTTAGGAGGAATTGTTGGTGGAATTATATTATTAGGTATTCGTCGAGGTGCCTTTTCCAATGAAGCGGGGATTGGTACAGCACCTATGGCTCATGGAGCTGCAAAAACCAACGAGCCTATTCGGGAAGGGTTAGTTGCGATGTTAGGTCCGGCTATTGACACCCTAATTGTCTGTACTTTAACGGCATTAACCATTTTGGTAACCGGTGTTTGGCAAAGTAGTGATGCTAACGGAGTAAGTTTAACAGCAACTGCATTTGCAGACGGGATTCCTAACTTTGGCAAATATGCATTATTGCTCTGTATTGCTGTTTTTAGCATATCATCTTTGTTTTCATATTCATATTACGGAACCAAGTGTATGTCTTTTTTGTTTGGTGCTAAGTACAAGGAATACTACAATTACATTTATATAATCAGTATTATCATGGGGGCCACAACATCGTTGAGTATGATGATTAATTTAATTGACACTTTTTTTGCGTTAATGGCTGTACCTACCATGACCGCAACAATTTTATTAGCATCACGTGTAATTAAAGAAGCAAAAAAATACTTTAAGAGTTTAAAACTTAAGTAG